Proteins co-encoded in one Candidatus Delongbacteria bacterium genomic window:
- a CDS encoding FecR family protein → MRTTKGGRLAAWVLALALLLGAGPGAWAAEAAKSVAVTVKATGEVFLAAGGGKTEKALKTGDRLNDGDRVRTGADGRAVLVFTDDKSQLKLTPQTDLVLHAKRAGNRTDKEVELSTGTLWSKVTRQQGEFRIATPTSVASVKGTAWWTRTNPALTEIITEEGIVALLSRRTGESVDVVMGRTGSSDGDHSNVRETTPDDQQGLERGELRRIVMPITDGDQTRELIIEYYE, encoded by the coding sequence ATGAGGACGACCAAGGGCGGCCGGCTGGCCGCGTGGGTGCTGGCCCTGGCCCTGCTGCTGGGCGCGGGTCCGGGCGCGTGGGCCGCGGAGGCCGCCAAGAGCGTGGCCGTGACGGTGAAGGCCACGGGCGAGGTCTTCCTGGCCGCCGGCGGCGGCAAAACCGAGAAGGCGCTGAAGACGGGCGACCGCCTGAACGACGGCGACCGGGTGCGCACCGGGGCCGACGGCCGGGCCGTGCTGGTCTTCACCGACGACAAGAGCCAGCTCAAGCTCACGCCCCAGACCGACCTGGTCCTGCACGCCAAGCGGGCGGGCAACCGGACGGACAAGGAAGTGGAGTTGAGCACGGGCACCCTCTGGAGCAAGGTGACGCGCCAGCAGGGCGAGTTCCGCATCGCCACGCCCACCTCCGTGGCCTCGGTCAAGGGCACGGCCTGGTGGACGCGCACCAATCCGGCGCTGACAGAGATCATCACCGAGGAGGGGATCGTCGCGCTGCTCTCCCGGCGCACGGGGGAGAGCGTGGACGTCGTGATGGGCCGCACGGGTTCTTCCGACGGCGACCACTCCAACGTGCGCGAGACCACGCCCGACGACCAGCAGGGCCTGGAGCGCGGCGAGCTCAGGCGCATCGTCATGCCCATCACCGACGGCGACCAGACGCGCGAGCTGATCATCGAGTACTACGAGTAG
- a CDS encoding flagellar basal body-associated FliL family protein gives MVKKVGLVLGMLVIQGALVYFLIQWLGSSPTPAPGTEQVEEGHGKDEKAGHGKESGKGEDGEKKEKNYEFGAVHAIPDLIINPKGSAGRRVFKISLSLEYDPNNPELAKELEERTPFMRDYLISYLGSMNEDSLSDISYRETIRDSLSIALNRFLSDGGVDRVLFQDFIRQ, from the coding sequence ATGGTCAAGAAGGTGGGTCTGGTCCTGGGCATGCTGGTGATCCAGGGGGCCCTGGTCTATTTCCTGATCCAGTGGCTGGGCTCCAGCCCGACTCCCGCCCCGGGCACGGAGCAGGTGGAGGAGGGGCACGGCAAGGACGAGAAGGCCGGCCACGGGAAGGAGTCCGGCAAGGGCGAGGACGGCGAGAAGAAGGAGAAGAACTACGAGTTCGGCGCCGTGCACGCCATTCCCGACCTGATCATCAACCCCAAGGGCTCCGCCGGCCGGCGCGTCTTCAAGATCAGCCTGTCGCTGGAGTACGACCCCAACAACCCCGAACTGGCCAAGGAACTGGAGGAGCGCACGCCCTTCATGCGCGATTACCTGATCAGTTACCTGGGCTCCATGAACGAAGATTCTCTCTCGGACATTTCCTATCGTGAGACCATTCGGGACAGCTTGAGCATCGCCTTGAACCGCTTCCTGAGCGACGGCGGGGTGGACCGGGTCCTCTTCCAGGACTTCATCCGCCAGTAG
- a CDS encoding TldD/PmbA family protein codes for MKDMLNLALDAAKGAGADFADIRIVNTRRQVVQTRNGELAGLTDSEDLGFGVRVLAGGAWGFASSNRLEPAELRSKAVEAVRIARASATLNRESVQLAPEPAWQDFWQTPIQIDPFTVSLQDKLGLLLACDRVLRADPRIKEAAASMSFLREHQYYASSEGARIEQILIRSGAGYTATAVENGEAQERSYPMSHGGQYMGLGWELILALDLVGNAERVREEAIALLSAPQCPSGVFDLILKPQQLVLQIHESVGHASELDRVLGYEANYAGTSFATTDKLGTFRYGSPIVNLIADGTVPGGLATQGYDDDGVRQQRWPIVQEGILKGYMTNRELAQRIGEERSRGCNRAEGWFHLPITRINNLSLMPGTHSWEQLVGEVEDGVIMDANKCWSIDQQRLNFQFGCEIGWRVKQGKVTGLVKNPTYQSMTPVFWGACDAICGPDEWKLVGVANCGKGQPGQTAEMSHGSSPARFRGIQLGV; via the coding sequence ATGAAGGACATGCTGAACCTGGCGCTGGACGCCGCCAAGGGCGCCGGCGCGGATTTCGCGGACATCCGCATCGTCAACACCCGCCGTCAGGTCGTGCAGACCCGCAACGGCGAACTGGCCGGCCTGACGGACAGCGAGGATCTGGGCTTCGGCGTGCGCGTGCTGGCCGGCGGCGCCTGGGGCTTCGCCTCCTCCAACCGCCTGGAGCCCGCCGAGCTGCGCAGCAAGGCCGTGGAGGCCGTGCGCATCGCCCGGGCCAGCGCCACGCTCAACCGGGAATCCGTCCAGCTGGCGCCGGAGCCGGCCTGGCAGGACTTCTGGCAGACGCCGATCCAGATCGACCCCTTCACCGTCAGCCTGCAGGACAAGCTGGGCCTGCTGCTGGCCTGCGACCGCGTGCTGCGCGCCGATCCGCGGATCAAGGAGGCCGCGGCCTCCATGAGTTTCCTGCGCGAGCACCAGTACTACGCGTCCTCGGAGGGCGCGCGCATCGAGCAGATCCTGATCCGCAGCGGCGCGGGCTACACGGCCACGGCCGTGGAGAACGGCGAGGCCCAGGAGCGCAGCTATCCCATGAGCCACGGCGGCCAGTACATGGGCCTGGGCTGGGAGCTGATCCTGGCCCTGGACCTGGTGGGCAACGCCGAGCGCGTGCGCGAGGAGGCCATCGCCCTCCTGTCCGCGCCCCAGTGCCCGAGCGGCGTATTCGATCTGATCCTCAAGCCCCAGCAGTTGGTGCTGCAGATCCACGAGAGCGTGGGCCACGCCAGCGAACTGGACCGCGTGCTGGGCTACGAGGCCAACTACGCGGGCACCAGCTTCGCCACCACGGACAAGCTGGGCACCTTCCGCTACGGCTCGCCCATCGTCAACCTGATCGCCGACGGCACCGTGCCCGGCGGACTGGCCACCCAGGGTTACGACGACGACGGCGTGCGCCAGCAGCGCTGGCCCATCGTCCAGGAGGGCATCCTCAAGGGCTACATGACCAACCGCGAGCTGGCCCAGCGCATCGGCGAGGAGCGCAGCCGCGGCTGCAACCGCGCCGAGGGCTGGTTCCACCTGCCGATCACGCGCATCAACAACCTCTCGCTGATGCCCGGCACCCACAGCTGGGAGCAGCTGGTGGGCGAGGTGGAGGACGGCGTGATCATGGACGCCAACAAGTGCTGGAGCATCGACCAGCAGCGTCTCAACTTCCAGTTCGGCTGCGAGATCGGCTGGCGTGTCAAGCAGGGCAAGGTGACGGGGCTGGTGAAGAACCCCACCTACCAGAGCATGACGCCCGTCTTCTGGGGCGCCTGCGACGCCATCTGCGGGCCGGATGAATGGAAACTGGTGGGCGTGGCCAACTGCGGCAAGGGCCAGCCCGGCCAGACCGCCGAGATGAGCCACGGCTCCAGCCCGGCGCGCTTCCGGGGGATCCAGCTCGGGGTGTGA